The Dendropsophus ebraccatus isolate aDenEbr1 chromosome 3, aDenEbr1.pat, whole genome shotgun sequence genome includes a region encoding these proteins:
- the LOC138787055 gene encoding leukotriene B4 receptor 1-like, whose translation MLSARTPPDITRWTYYRKNSYYLTKDRIIMSETIGQIVAANMTLTNATKELGTGSIVGIAILSVAFTIGFPGNTFVIWTVSACMKKRTAAGTLILHLAIADIVVILTAPVFIHFLATGSWTLGNITCKLCHYISCLSMYASILLITSMSIDRFLAVSKPLSSLTMKTKSAVSNIVFVIWLLAALLAIPMPHYREVKPYHNKLLCIPFHSSTGHEIFQYLFEFITGFALPFSVIISCYVYIGLRLRTAKFQTKHKTSRLVIVIVVVFALFWLPYQVVNIIQVLGQVLSSEKLIKVAKAARPNATAFAFVSSSVNPIIYVFAGGNFIKTAGTEFMAKLFEGIGPDPTSLRKVPHMLRQRSEDEFVELDNVKK comes from the exons ATGTTATCTGCTAGAACACCTCCTGACATCACACGGTGgacttattacaggaaaa ATTCTTACTACCTGACAAAAGACCGCATAATCATGTCTGAGACA ATAGGACAAATAGTAGCTGCCAATATGACCCTGACAAATGCCACTAAGGAGCTTGGCACCGGATCCATTGTTGGAATTGCAATCCTCTCCGTTGCCTTTACCATTGGATTTCCAGGAAATACCTTTGTCATCTGGACGGTGTCGGCCTGTATGAAGAAGCGGACCGCCGCCGGCACTCTCATTTTACATTTGGCTATTGCAGACATTGTTGTCATCCTCACAGCACCAGTCTTCATCCATTTTCTGGCTACTGGTAGCTGGACATTGGGGAATATAACCTGTAAGTTGTGCCATTACATCAGCTGCTTGAGTATGTATGCCAGCATTCTCCTAATCACCTCAATGAGTATAGACCGATTTCTCGCCGTCTCCAAACCATTATCTTCTCTGACCATGAAGACTAAGTCAGCTGTAAGCAATATTGTATTTGTAATATGGTTATTAGCAGCTCTTCTAGCCATTCCTATGCCGCATTACCGGGAAGTGAAGCCCTATCATAATAAGCTGCTGTGTATACCTTTCCATAGTTCTACTGGACATGAGATCTTTCAATATCTATTCGAGTTCATAACAGGTTTCGCTCTTCCATTCTCCGTCATAATATCCTGCTATGTCTACATTGGATTGAGGCTACGTACGGCAAAGTTTCAGACCAAACACAAAACAAGCCGTTTGGTCATCGTGATTGTAGTGGTTTTTGCTCTTTTTTGGCTTCCATATCAAGTTGTTAATATAATACAAGTTTTAGGGCAAGTATTGTCATCGGAAAAACTTATAAAAGTCGCTAAAGCCGCAAGGCCTAATGCTACAGCTTTTGCATTTGTAAGTAGCAGCGTTAACCCTATTATATATGTATTTGCTGGTGGCAACTTCATAAAGACAGCTGGGACTGAATTCATGGCCAAGCTCTTTGAAGGTATTGGCCCTGATCCCACTAGTTTACGTAAAGTCCCCCATATGTTAAGACAAAGGAGCGAAGATGAATTCGTGGAGTTGGACAACGTGAAGAAGTAA